A single region of the Demequina sp. genome encodes:
- a CDS encoding ABC transporter ATP-binding protein: MKLELRGITKRFGDFTANDAIDLVIEPGTVHALLGENGAGKSTLMNVLFGLYDPDGGEILIDDKPVSFVGPGDAMAAGIAMVHQHFMLVHPFTVAENVMLGHEQVRGPFRLLDINAARDKVREISARFGFNVDPDAVIEDLPVGVQQRVEIIKALSQRAEVLILDEPTAVLTPQETDELLEIVRQLRDSGTAVVLITHKLREVQAIADTITVIRRGKVVGTALPTASREELASKMVGRAVTMTVDKGVATPGEVVLEVEGMSVIDDLGVVQLNNVSFDVRAGEILAIAGVQGNGQTELTEALLGGITPVAGTATLAGKTITGLKIKQVLESGIGFVPEDRNEDGLVSAFTIANNLILDVYDKPPYSKAGALKPGVIDEAAKKAVEQFDIRTTSVYLTAGSLSGGNQQKVVLARELSRPLKLLIASNPTRGLDVGSIEFVHKRIIEERDSGAAVLIVSAELDEVVALADRIAVMYHGQIVGVVPPNTSRDTLGLMMAGAHTEEDAA; the protein is encoded by the coding sequence GTGAAACTCGAACTCAGGGGGATTACCAAGCGTTTTGGAGATTTCACGGCCAACGACGCGATCGACTTGGTCATCGAGCCAGGAACGGTCCACGCACTGTTGGGTGAGAACGGCGCGGGCAAGTCAACTCTCATGAATGTGCTGTTCGGACTCTACGATCCAGACGGCGGCGAGATCCTGATCGATGACAAGCCCGTCAGCTTCGTGGGACCCGGAGACGCGATGGCAGCCGGCATCGCGATGGTTCACCAGCACTTCATGCTGGTTCACCCCTTCACGGTCGCCGAGAATGTCATGCTCGGCCACGAGCAGGTAAGGGGTCCGTTCCGCCTGCTGGACATCAACGCGGCGCGGGACAAGGTCCGCGAAATCTCCGCGCGCTTCGGGTTCAACGTGGATCCCGACGCGGTGATCGAGGATCTCCCTGTGGGCGTGCAACAGCGCGTGGAGATCATCAAAGCGCTCTCGCAGCGCGCCGAGGTGCTGATTCTCGACGAGCCGACGGCGGTGCTGACCCCGCAGGAGACGGACGAGCTCCTCGAGATCGTCCGCCAGCTGCGCGACTCTGGCACCGCGGTCGTGCTCATCACCCACAAGTTGCGCGAGGTGCAGGCGATCGCCGACACCATCACGGTCATCCGCCGCGGCAAGGTGGTCGGAACGGCCCTGCCAACGGCCTCGCGCGAGGAGCTTGCCTCCAAGATGGTTGGCCGCGCGGTCACGATGACGGTCGACAAGGGCGTGGCGACGCCAGGCGAGGTCGTGCTCGAGGTCGAGGGCATGTCCGTGATCGACGACCTTGGCGTCGTCCAGCTGAACAACGTATCGTTCGACGTGAGGGCGGGGGAGATCCTCGCGATTGCCGGCGTCCAAGGCAATGGCCAGACGGAACTCACCGAGGCGCTGCTCGGCGGGATCACGCCCGTCGCCGGCACGGCCACGCTCGCGGGGAAGACCATCACCGGCCTGAAGATCAAGCAAGTGCTCGAATCCGGGATCGGGTTCGTCCCCGAGGACCGCAACGAGGATGGCCTCGTCTCCGCGTTCACCATCGCGAACAATCTCATCCTCGACGTCTACGACAAGCCTCCGTATTCGAAGGCGGGCGCGCTCAAGCCAGGGGTGATCGACGAGGCCGCGAAGAAGGCCGTTGAGCAGTTCGACATCCGCACCACCTCCGTCTACCTGACCGCAGGCTCACTCTCCGGCGGCAACCAGCAGAAGGTGGTCCTTGCGCGCGAGCTGTCGCGGCCGCTCAAGCTGCTCATCGCATCGAACCCGACCCGCGGTCTGGACGTGGGGTCGATCGAGTTCGTCCATAAGCGCATCATCGAGGAGCGGGATTCTGGCGCGGCAGTTCTCATCGTCAGCGCGGAACTTGACGAGGTCGTAGCGCTCGCCGACCGCATCGCCGTGATGTATCACGGTCAGATCGTTGGCGTGGTGCCCCCGAACACGAGCCGTGACACGCTCGGCCTCATGATGGCCGGCGCCCACACTGAGGAGGATGCGGCGTGA
- a CDS encoding BMP family ABC transporter substrate-binding protein translates to MKNTIRFGALGAVAALALAACSSAPEETTATNSPAPTSTAEPIDYKACMVSDAGGFDDKSFNQAGYEGLQSVVNDLGLQSATAESTDEADYATNINAMVSANCDLIITVGFLLGDATKAAAEANPNTNFAIIDFAFDPPISNVKGLTFETDQAAFLAGYAAAGSTQTGTVATFGGMNIPTVTIFMDGFLAGVNYFNSENGTSVKVLGWDGKDGSFTDDFDDQTKGQNLAQGFIDQGADIIMPVAGPVGLGAAAAAKAAGNTWIIGVDSDWTQTTDYSDIILTSVMKLMGPAVYDVVSEAATGAGFTNENYVGTLENGGVGLGTTASVVPADVLSKIDELKAGIIDGSISVKVS, encoded by the coding sequence ATGAAGAACACGATTCGCTTCGGCGCCCTCGGGGCAGTCGCGGCGCTCGCGCTCGCGGCGTGCTCCAGTGCGCCCGAGGAGACCACGGCGACGAACAGCCCGGCCCCCACCAGCACGGCCGAGCCCATCGACTACAAGGCCTGCATGGTCTCGGACGCCGGTGGCTTCGACGACAAGTCGTTCAACCAGGCCGGTTACGAGGGGCTGCAGTCCGTGGTCAACGACCTCGGCCTCCAGTCTGCGACGGCGGAGTCCACGGATGAGGCGGACTACGCCACCAACATCAACGCGATGGTGTCCGCGAACTGCGACCTGATCATCACGGTCGGATTCCTGCTCGGCGACGCCACCAAGGCGGCCGCAGAGGCGAACCCGAACACGAACTTCGCGATCATCGACTTCGCGTTCGACCCGCCGATCTCCAACGTCAAGGGCCTCACCTTCGAGACCGACCAGGCCGCGTTCCTCGCGGGCTACGCCGCTGCAGGCTCCACGCAGACCGGCACCGTCGCGACGTTCGGTGGCATGAACATCCCCACCGTCACGATCTTCATGGACGGATTCCTTGCTGGTGTGAACTACTTCAACAGCGAGAACGGCACGTCGGTCAAGGTTCTTGGCTGGGACGGCAAGGACGGCTCGTTCACGGACGACTTCGATGACCAGACCAAGGGCCAGAACCTCGCCCAGGGCTTCATCGACCAGGGCGCGGACATCATCATGCCCGTCGCCGGCCCCGTTGGACTCGGTGCGGCTGCTGCCGCAAAGGCCGCAGGCAACACCTGGATCATCGGTGTTGACTCCGACTGGACGCAGACCACCGACTACTCGGACATCATCCTCACCTCGGTCATGAAGCTCATGGGACCGGCCGTGTACGACGTCGTGAGCGAGGCCGCCACCGGTGCGGGCTTCACCAACGAGAACTACGTTGGCACGCTCGAGAACGGTGGCGTTGGCCTCGGCACCACGGCCTCCGTGGTTCCCGCTGATGTCCTGTCGAAGATCGACGAGCTCAAGGCGGGCATCATCGACGGATCGATTTCCGTCAAGGTCTCCTAG
- a CDS encoding mannose-1-phosphate guanylyltransferase yields the protein MTETPLADFVAVVPAGGIGSRLWPLSRPDRPKFLLDLLGTGSSLLQDTLARLAPLTPEVVVVTGALHADAVLAQAPTLARENLLAEPSPRDSMAAIALAAAVVEQRHGPRIIGSFAADHVIRDDVAFRAAVRTAVGPAREGFLVTIGIEPTAPSTAFGYIEVGVPHSPGVSRVNKFAEKPDVHTARAMVAHGGYVWNAGMFVVRTDVLLNHLAALHPELEAGIRRIARAWDTAEGPEVLAREWPQLERISIDHAIAEPIAAQGGVAVVPSTFDWHDIGDFASLAELATPDADGVVRIAGEGEVRAVGSDGVVSIGAERTLAVVGLSDVVVVQTEDAILVVSKSASQLVKDAGTTASGTIS from the coding sequence ATGACCGAAACGCCGCTCGCAGACTTCGTCGCCGTCGTCCCGGCAGGGGGCATCGGCTCTCGCCTGTGGCCCCTGTCGCGCCCCGATCGCCCCAAGTTCCTGCTTGACCTCCTTGGGACAGGGAGCAGCCTGCTCCAGGACACGCTCGCGCGGCTTGCACCCCTCACCCCGGAGGTGGTGGTGGTCACGGGTGCGTTGCACGCCGACGCCGTGCTCGCCCAGGCGCCAACCCTGGCCCGCGAGAACCTCCTGGCAGAGCCAAGCCCGCGGGACTCGATGGCGGCTATCGCGCTCGCGGCCGCGGTGGTGGAGCAGCGGCACGGCCCGCGCATCATCGGCTCGTTCGCCGCGGACCACGTGATTCGCGACGACGTCGCGTTCCGCGCCGCGGTGCGTACGGCCGTCGGCCCCGCCCGCGAAGGCTTCCTGGTGACCATCGGCATCGAGCCCACCGCCCCGTCCACGGCGTTCGGCTACATCGAGGTGGGCGTGCCCCATTCGCCTGGCGTATCGCGCGTCAACAAGTTCGCCGAGAAGCCGGACGTCCACACCGCGCGCGCCATGGTCGCTCACGGTGGCTACGTGTGGAACGCGGGCATGTTCGTGGTCCGCACCGACGTGCTGCTCAATCATCTCGCGGCCCTGCACCCTGAGCTCGAGGCGGGGATTCGCCGAATTGCGCGTGCCTGGGACACCGCGGAGGGTCCCGAGGTGCTCGCGCGCGAATGGCCGCAGCTCGAGCGCATCTCGATCGATCACGCGATCGCGGAGCCAATCGCCGCCCAGGGCGGAGTCGCGGTGGTGCCGTCCACGTTCGACTGGCACGACATCGGCGACTTCGCCTCCCTGGCCGAGCTCGCCACCCCTGACGCAGACGGCGTGGTGCGCATCGCGGGCGAAGGCGAGGTTCGCGCCGTTGGGTCCGACGGCGTGGTGTCGATAGGTGCTGAGCGCACCCTCGCGGTGGTCGGGTTGAGCGATGTTGTCGTGGTCCAGACGGAGGACGCGATTCTCGTGGTGAGCAAATCGGCGAGCCAACTGGTCAAGGACGCCGGTACCACAGCGTCGGGCACCATTTCGTAG
- the sdhC gene encoding succinate dehydrogenase, cytochrome b556 subunit codes for MPTLYRGREGMWMWVVHRTTGVAIFFFLLIHILDTSLVRISPVDYNDVIGSYHTPLYGIVEAGLVAAIILHAFNGVRIILVDRWTWALRHQRMLSWIVWGIFIVLMAGFLPRHLMSVFGGE; via the coding sequence ATGCCGACGCTCTATCGTGGCCGCGAGGGCATGTGGATGTGGGTGGTGCATCGCACCACAGGGGTCGCGATCTTCTTCTTCCTGCTCATTCACATCCTCGACACCTCGCTCGTGCGCATCTCGCCGGTGGACTACAACGACGTGATCGGCTCGTACCACACGCCGCTGTACGGGATCGTGGAGGCCGGGCTCGTAGCCGCGATCATCCTGCACGCCTTCAACGGCGTGCGCATCATCCTCGTTGACCGCTGGACGTGGGCGCTGCGTCACCAGCGCATGCTGTCGTGGATCGTGTGGGGCATCTTCATCGTCTTGATGGCCGGGTTCCTGCCGCGCCACCTCATGTCCGTGTTTGGGGGTGAGTGA
- a CDS encoding succinate dehydrogenase: MASVAPELTPIPSRRTIGNVQRWAWMFQRISGLILIVLIFTHLIFNLVLGDGVSQIDFGFVAGKWAAPLWRWWDFALLVLALAHGYNGMRMIVDDYAHGRVWPKVLHWSLRLSVLALVILGTLVIFTFDPCPAGVDPSLIPSFCADL, from the coding sequence ATGGCCTCCGTGGCACCAGAGCTGACGCCGATCCCGTCGCGACGCACCATTGGCAACGTGCAACGCTGGGCGTGGATGTTCCAGCGCATCTCCGGGCTGATTCTCATCGTGCTGATCTTCACGCACCTCATCTTCAACCTGGTGCTCGGTGACGGCGTGAGCCAGATCGACTTCGGCTTCGTCGCGGGCAAGTGGGCGGCGCCCCTGTGGCGGTGGTGGGACTTCGCCCTGCTGGTCCTCGCGCTCGCCCACGGGTACAACGGCATGCGGATGATCGTCGACGACTACGCGCACGGACGCGTCTGGCCCAAGGTGCTGCACTGGTCGCTTCGCCTCTCGGTGCTCGCGCTCGTGATCCTGGGCACCCTCGTGATCTTCACCTTTGACCCGTGCCCCGCCGGCGTGGATCCGTCCCTCATTCCCAGCTTCTGCGCCGACCTGTAA
- the sdhA gene encoding succinate dehydrogenase flavoprotein subunit, protein MAEFEFDVVIVGAGGAGMRAALESSQRAKTACLTKLYPTRSHTGAAQGGMAAALGNVEDDNIEWHVFDTVKGGDYLVDQDAAEILCTEAVDAVLDLEKMGLPFNRTEDGHIDQRRFGGHTRQHGEAAVRRACYSADRTGHMILQTLYQQCIKQEVEFFNEYYVLDLILTEDPQAAAPGAEVSVSGVVALELSTGEIHTFRAKAVIFATGGAGKVFKTTSNAHTLTGDGMAIALRAGLPLEDMEFFQFHPTGLAGLGILLSEAARGEGGILRNSEGERFMERYAPTIKDLAPRDMVARAMANEVREGRGAGPHKDYVLLDLTHLEPAHIDEKLPDITEFARTYLGVEPYTEPVPVYPTAHYAMGGIPTTVQGEVLRNNTDVVKGLYAAGECACVSVHGANRLGTNSLLDINVFGRRAGIAAADYANSVAEAAPMPSGADAALVEAVGRLKATVGTTGAERIAELRKALQETMDRNCQVFRDAASLEEATAAVAELRERYKNIAIHDRGSRFNTDLLEAMELGFLLDLAEVVVAGALAREESRGGHYREDFPTRDDEKFMVHTMAYASDAGVRLDYKPVVVTKYQPMERKY, encoded by the coding sequence ATGGCCGAATTTGAGTTCGACGTCGTCATCGTTGGCGCCGGCGGTGCGGGGATGCGCGCGGCGCTCGAGTCGTCGCAGCGCGCGAAGACCGCGTGTCTCACCAAGCTGTATCCCACTCGGTCGCACACCGGAGCGGCTCAGGGAGGCATGGCGGCCGCGCTCGGCAACGTCGAGGACGACAACATCGAGTGGCACGTCTTCGACACCGTCAAGGGCGGCGACTACCTCGTGGACCAGGACGCGGCGGAGATCCTCTGCACCGAGGCCGTGGACGCGGTGCTCGATCTGGAGAAGATGGGCCTTCCGTTCAACCGCACGGAGGACGGGCACATCGACCAGCGCCGGTTCGGCGGCCACACTCGCCAGCACGGCGAGGCGGCCGTGCGTCGCGCCTGCTATTCGGCCGACCGCACGGGCCACATGATCTTGCAGACCCTCTACCAGCAGTGCATCAAGCAAGAGGTGGAGTTCTTCAACGAGTACTACGTGCTCGACCTGATCCTCACCGAAGACCCGCAGGCGGCGGCCCCCGGTGCGGAGGTGAGCGTTTCCGGCGTGGTGGCGCTCGAGCTCTCGACCGGCGAGATCCACACGTTCCGCGCCAAGGCCGTGATCTTCGCGACCGGCGGCGCCGGCAAGGTGTTCAAGACCACCTCGAACGCGCACACGCTCACGGGCGACGGCATGGCGATCGCGCTGCGAGCCGGCCTCCCCCTCGAGGACATGGAGTTCTTCCAGTTCCACCCGACGGGTCTGGCTGGCTTGGGCATCCTGCTGTCCGAGGCCGCGCGCGGCGAGGGCGGCATCCTGCGCAACTCCGAGGGCGAGCGCTTCATGGAGCGCTACGCGCCCACCATCAAGGACCTCGCGCCGCGAGACATGGTGGCGCGAGCGATGGCCAACGAGGTCCGCGAAGGCCGCGGCGCGGGCCCACACAAGGACTACGTGCTGCTGGACCTCACTCACCTCGAGCCCGCGCACATCGACGAGAAGCTCCCCGACATCACCGAGTTCGCGCGCACCTATCTCGGAGTGGAGCCGTACACGGAGCCCGTGCCCGTCTACCCCACCGCGCACTACGCGATGGGCGGCATCCCCACCACCGTGCAGGGAGAGGTGCTGCGCAACAACACCGACGTCGTGAAGGGGCTCTACGCCGCAGGCGAGTGCGCGTGCGTGTCCGTGCATGGCGCCAACCGCCTGGGCACCAACTCGCTGCTCGACATCAACGTGTTCGGGCGCCGCGCCGGCATCGCCGCCGCGGACTACGCGAACTCCGTCGCCGAAGCCGCACCCATGCCAAGCGGCGCTGACGCGGCACTGGTGGAGGCCGTCGGGCGGCTGAAGGCGACCGTGGGAACAACCGGAGCCGAGCGCATCGCCGAGCTGCGCAAGGCCCTCCAGGAGACCATGGACCGCAACTGCCAGGTGTTCCGCGACGCCGCGTCGCTCGAGGAGGCGACCGCGGCGGTCGCCGAACTGCGCGAGCGATACAAGAACATCGCCATCCACGACCGCGGCAGCCGCTTCAACACGGACCTGCTCGAGGCGATGGAGCTCGGGTTCCTGTTGGACCTCGCGGAGGTCGTCGTCGCCGGCGCCCTCGCGCGCGAGGAGAGCCGCGGCGGGCACTACCGCGAGGACTTCCCCACGCGCGACGACGAGAAGTTCATGGTGCACACGATGGCGTACGCGTCCGACGCTGGGGTGAGGCTGGACTACAAGCCGGTCGTCGTGACCAAGTATCAGCCGATGGAGAGGAAGTACTGA
- a CDS encoding succinate dehydrogenase iron-sulfur subunit, translated as MTTVADSPVETGTVPTIEVTLRIRRQDPEGTEDSAPGEEYWSQFTLTMHATDRVLDALHKIKWERDGSLAFRRSCAHGVCGSDAMRINGKNRLACKTLLKDLNPARPITVEPIAGLPVEKDLIVDMEPFFASYREIMPFLITTGPAPERERLQSPEQRARFDDTTKCILCAACTTACPVFWTDGQYFGPQAIVGAHRFIFDSRDEGQWDRLEILNDKAGVWKCRTAFNCTEACPRGIEVTKAISEVKRALNTGEI; from the coding sequence ATGACGACGGTTGCTGACTCCCCTGTCGAGACCGGCACGGTGCCCACGATCGAGGTCACGCTGCGCATCCGCCGGCAGGATCCGGAGGGAACCGAGGACAGCGCTCCCGGCGAGGAGTACTGGTCGCAGTTCACGCTCACGATGCACGCCACCGACCGCGTGCTCGACGCGCTGCACAAGATCAAGTGGGAGCGCGACGGATCGCTGGCGTTCCGCCGCTCGTGCGCGCACGGGGTGTGCGGATCAGACGCGATGCGCATCAACGGCAAGAACCGCCTCGCGTGCAAGACGCTGCTCAAGGACCTCAACCCGGCGCGGCCCATCACCGTGGAGCCGATCGCGGGTCTGCCCGTGGAGAAGGACCTCATCGTGGACATGGAGCCGTTCTTCGCCTCCTACCGCGAGATCATGCCGTTCCTCATCACCACCGGGCCCGCTCCCGAGCGCGAGCGGCTGCAGTCTCCTGAGCAGCGCGCGCGGTTTGACGACACCACCAAGTGCATCCTGTGCGCCGCGTGCACCACCGCATGCCCCGTGTTCTGGACCGACGGCCAGTACTTTGGCCCGCAGGCCATCGTTGGCGCGCACCGGTTCATCTTCGACTCCCGCGACGAGGGACAGTGGGATCGGCTGGAGATCCTCAACGACAAGGCCGGCGTGTGGAAGTGCCGCACGGCCTTCAACTGCACCGAGGCGTGCCCGCGCGGCATCGAGGTGACGAAGGCGATCTCCGAGGTCAAGCGCGCGCTTAATACCGGCGAGATCTAG
- a CDS encoding YihY/virulence factor BrkB family protein codes for MGERRQKATAAARGRFVYLKELALWLQNRPVGVAGTRYVRQNGNVLAGGIAYYSLASIAAAIVLAVTIASFAVFNNEAFRDSIIDYVGQAIPGLFPEGDQPGLIDPESIQAPTTSGIVGIIAFFVLIYTATRYMRGLRAGVRVMLGDAAGKKIPGTLRDIIVLFALVLLAVVGTALQVIAVTLAQFVARLIGDDVVSTWVVSLAAFLVGFLMDCVFVALVLLVLGRAQSTRRVMLPTVLMAGFAFALLQAASGLLVASASNNSVLAPFAAIIALMLFVDLTARTLLIAAAWIGAIAEHEARLAAGEVLPPRPTAASVREVEPGPQD; via the coding sequence ATGGGGGAACGAAGGCAGAAAGCGACCGCCGCAGCGCGGGGCCGCTTCGTGTACCTCAAGGAGCTCGCGCTTTGGCTCCAGAACCGGCCGGTCGGCGTGGCGGGGACGCGGTACGTGCGCCAGAACGGCAACGTGCTCGCCGGCGGCATCGCGTACTACTCCTTGGCGTCGATAGCTGCTGCCATCGTGCTCGCCGTCACGATCGCGAGCTTCGCGGTGTTCAACAACGAGGCGTTCCGCGACAGCATCATCGACTACGTGGGCCAGGCGATCCCTGGGCTCTTCCCCGAGGGGGACCAGCCGGGTCTCATCGATCCCGAATCTATCCAGGCGCCAACGACGAGCGGGATCGTGGGCATCATCGCCTTCTTCGTGCTGATCTACACTGCCACCCGCTACATGAGGGGTCTGCGCGCCGGTGTGCGCGTCATGCTCGGTGACGCGGCGGGCAAGAAGATCCCTGGCACCCTGCGCGACATCATCGTGCTGTTCGCGCTCGTGCTGCTCGCCGTGGTGGGAACCGCGCTGCAGGTCATCGCGGTGACCCTCGCCCAATTCGTGGCTCGCCTCATCGGGGACGACGTTGTCAGCACGTGGGTGGTGAGCCTCGCCGCGTTCCTGGTTGGCTTCCTCATGGACTGCGTGTTCGTGGCCCTCGTGCTGCTGGTGCTTGGGCGCGCGCAGAGCACGCGGCGCGTGATGCTACCCACGGTGCTCATGGCCGGCTTCGCGTTCGCGCTGCTGCAGGCGGCTTCCGGATTGCTCGTGGCGTCTGCATCGAACAACTCCGTGCTCGCGCCCTTCGCCGCGATTATCGCGCTCATGCTGTTCGTTGACCTCACCGCACGGACGCTCCTCATCGCCGCGGCGTGGATCGGCGCCATCGCCGAGCACGAGGCGCGTCTCGCCGCGGGAGAGGTGCTGCCTCCGCGCCCCACGGCGGCCTCCGTGCGCGAGGTCGAGCCCGGCCCGCAGGACTGA
- the trpS gene encoding tryptophan--tRNA ligase, which yields MTQRVFSGMQPTSDSLQLGNYLGALQQWVALQDGREAVYCVVDLHALTVAPDPAVLTRRTRLTAAQFLAAGVDPENSLLFVQSHVHEHAELTWILSTFTGMGEAGRMTQFKDKSAQVGESGVNVGLFTYPVLMAADILLYDTNLVPVGEDQRQHLELSRDLAQRLNARLGDGTAVVPEPHIVKETAKIFDLQEPTKKMSKSFSSPRGIIEILEDPKVLAKNIKSATTDSDTVIAFDPENKAGVSNLLTIYSALTGRAIADIVADYEGKMYGHLKGDLADIVVAELAPVRERTLDWMEAPDKLDAVLAEGAAKASAIARNTLARIYDRVGLLPPRRG from the coding sequence ATGACTCAGCGCGTCTTCTCGGGTATGCAGCCCACCTCGGACTCCCTTCAGCTCGGCAACTACCTTGGCGCGCTGCAGCAGTGGGTGGCGCTCCAGGACGGACGCGAGGCCGTCTACTGCGTGGTTGACCTGCACGCACTCACGGTCGCGCCCGATCCCGCCGTGCTGACCCGCCGCACCCGCCTGACGGCCGCGCAGTTCCTCGCTGCCGGCGTGGACCCGGAGAACTCGCTGCTCTTTGTGCAGTCGCACGTCCACGAGCACGCGGAGCTCACGTGGATCCTGTCCACATTCACGGGGATGGGCGAGGCCGGGCGCATGACCCAGTTCAAGGACAAGTCGGCGCAAGTGGGGGAGTCGGGCGTCAACGTGGGCCTGTTCACCTATCCCGTGCTCATGGCCGCGGACATCCTGCTGTACGACACGAACCTGGTGCCCGTTGGCGAGGACCAGCGCCAGCACCTGGAGCTGTCGCGAGACCTCGCGCAGCGCCTCAACGCGCGCCTGGGCGACGGCACGGCCGTGGTGCCGGAGCCGCACATCGTCAAGGAGACCGCGAAGATCTTCGACCTCCAGGAGCCGACGAAGAAGATGTCGAAGTCGTTCTCTAGCCCGCGCGGGATCATCGAGATCCTCGAGGACCCCAAGGTGCTGGCCAAGAACATCAAGTCCGCGACCACCGACTCGGACACCGTGATCGCGTTCGACCCCGAGAACAAGGCGGGCGTCTCCAACCTGCTCACCATCTACTCGGCGCTCACGGGCCGCGCCATCGCGGACATCGTCGCCGACTACGAAGGCAAGATGTACGGCCACCTCAAGGGCGACCTCGCGGACATCGTGGTCGCGGAGCTGGCACCGGTGCGCGAGCGCACGCTCGACTGGATGGAGGCTCCGGACAAGCTCGACGCGGTGCTCGCGGAGGGGGCGGCCAAGGCGTCCGCCATCGCGCGCAACACGCTCGCGCGCATCTACGACCGGGTGGGGCTGCTGCCGCCACGTCGCGGGTAG
- a CDS encoding Sec-independent protein translocase TatB produces the protein MFGINPGEFALLALVAIIVIGPERLPSYSRQLREWIVRGRQMWQQGKQQIQAEVGEDIDWKSLDPRQYDPRRIVREALYEPLPTPGPVNTAGPASGQAPQHAPFDDDAT, from the coding sequence ATGTTTGGCATCAACCCCGGGGAGTTTGCACTCCTCGCGCTCGTGGCGATCATCGTCATCGGTCCCGAGCGCCTGCCCTCCTACTCGCGGCAGCTCCGCGAGTGGATCGTCAGGGGGCGCCAGATGTGGCAGCAGGGCAAGCAGCAAATTCAGGCCGAGGTGGGCGAGGACATCGACTGGAAGTCGCTTGACCCTCGCCAGTACGACCCTCGCCGCATCGTGCGTGAGGCCCTGTACGAGCCGCTGCCGACGCCGGGCCCCGTGAACACCGCGGGGCCGGCGTCGGGGCAGGCTCCCCAGCACGCGCCATTCGACGACGACGCAACGTAG